The genomic window ATCATAATTTTTTCCAAGAATGGCTAGAGCAAAAACATAATCTTTATCTTGAATATGAGATAAGATTCTTTCTCCTTCTTTTTCCTTCACTTGTTCCATTTCTTTTTCACTTAATGTTTCTGGTGCTTTTTCATCAGGAACTTCAATTAACGTTACCTTGGTATATTTTTTCAATCGTTTTGTATATTCTTCAATTCCTAATTTTAAGTATTTCTCTTTTAATTTTCCTACCGTGATAATTTTAATTTCCATTTTTTCTATCCTTTCTAAAAAAAGTTATAAAGTATTTAAATTTAAATCCAAAAACTTGAGAAAAAATTCGCTATCTTCTATTATAAAGGCAAAGTTAAAGAAAGATAAGGGATCAAATTTATGGCAAATAAAGGAAACAGTTTTATTTTAGGTATCGCTGGCGGTGTTGTTGGATGTGGAATTGTCCTTGGAGGCGTAGGATTATTTAATCATTTTGAAAGCGAAAAAGGACATAGTACTTCTGATAAGGAAACTAAAACAAGTGAAGTAAATTATGATGTCAATACAGATGTAACAAAAGTGGTTGAGAAAGTACAAGGCGCAGTAGTTTCAGTAATTAATTTACAAAAGGCTCAATCCAAAGATGATATGTCTAGCTTATTTGGCTCATTATTTGGTCAACAAGAAGAACAACAGCCTGAGCAAGATAAAAATTCAGACAAAGAATTACAAGAAGCTTCAGAAGGTAGTGGAGTTATCTATAAAAAAGATAATGGAGAAGCGTATATCGTAACAAATAATCACGTTGTAGATGGTTCAGATGCTTTACAAGTGGTATTAAACAATGGTCATAAAGTAAAGGCAAAATTAGTCGGAAAAGATGAATATTCTGATCTTGCAGTTTTAAAAATTAATGCAAAAGATGTGACTACAGTTGCGACGTTCGGTAACTCTAATAAAATCAAAGTAGGTGAACCGGCAATTGCTATTGGTTCTCCTCTAGGGTCAGATTATGCCAATACAGTGACAGAAGGAATTATCTCAGCAAAAAATCGTACCATTACGACAAAATCAGAAAATGGTGGCACGGTTAGTATTAATGCAATTCAAACCGATGCAGCCATCAACCCTGGGAACTCTGGAGGTCCATTAATTAATATGGCAGGACAAGTGATTGGGATTAATTCTATCAAAATTTCAAATTCTGATAGTATGACTTCTGTCGAAGGAATGGGCTTTGCTATTCCAAGTAATGATGTGGTTTCGATTATTAACAAATTAGAAAAAGATGGAAAAGTAGAACGTCCTGCTTTAGGAGTGACGATGCTAGATTTATCTTATGTTAGTCCGGAACAACAAAAAGAAATTTTAAAAGTTCCAGAATCTGTACAAGAAGGGGTTGTTGTAAGCTCCGTACAACCTAATTCTCCTGCCGAAAAAGCTGGATTAAAAGCATATGATGTAATTGTAAAAGTGGGAAATCATGATGTTAAAAACACCACAGATTTACAATCTACTCTATATAAATATGAAATTGGAGATACAATTCCTGTTACTTTCTACCGTCAAGATAAGAAAGAAACAGTGAAAGTAAAATTAACGATGAGTAATGCAAAATTAAAACAATCTACATTACGTGAACAAAATAGTCATCGTTAATAATAAAGGAAGGAAGAGATGAAAATGCAAAAGGTATCTTTAAATTTAGGCGCAGATAGTAAAGCATATTTGAAAGGATATTGCTTAGAGGAAAATCCAACGACTGCTCAAGTAAGTTATCCAACTGTACTTGTTGTTCCTGGTGGTGGATTTCAAAAAATTCCCTACCAAGAAATGGATCGTATCTGTTTAGCTTTCGCAAATGCCGGATATCAAGCATTTTATTTACGTTATCATTTGTTAGGTGAAATTGAAGGTGCATTGATGCCTACTCCATTGCTAGATTTAGCAGAAGCGATTCGTACATTGCGCGAAAAAGAAAAAGATTGGCATATGAATGGAGATTTAACTTTAATGGGGTTATCTATTGGTGGTTCTATTGTTAGTCTTTATAATGGTTGCTTTATGCGTGAAGAATTTTTAGAAAAAGCAAACTTAACGAAAGAACAAGCAATGCCAAATCGTATTGTTTTAGGCTATCCTGTTACCTCTTATGATAAGGATTTCCCAAAAACAGAAGAATTACAAGCTCAAATGACAACAACTCCAGCGCAACTTGATAGTAGTAAATTAGTTAATAAAGAAAGTAAACCTACTTTCCTTTGGACTACATGGGAAGATCAAGTGTTAGATTTAACTCATAGCTTAGATTATGTAAAAGCCTTAAAAGAAAATGACGTACCAGGTGAAGTACATATCTTTGATCATGGCCCACATGGATTAGGTTTAGCAGATGCACGTACTACGCTTCAAGGAGATGACCATGTAGCTCATTGGTTCTCTTTATGTCTAGAATGGATGCGTCGTAATTAACTCTTATAGATATAAAAAAAGGTTCCAGAAGTTATCTGGAACCTTTTTCTTTTAATGGAAATCAGTATCAACTTTTTTCAACGTATGCCATTTTGTCTTTTCGATAAATAGTGGAACACGTTCTGTAATTACATCACTATATTCTAGTCCATACCAACGGGCAGGAGCGACTGTGATTTTCTTGATGGCTAATTTCATTTGCATTACCCATTTATCTAAGTGATTTAAACTTGTAAACTTAGGTAACTCTTCTTGTAATAAAACGAAGGCAAAATCACCGACGTTACGGTTTTTCATAGTTGAGTATTTTTGTGGTTGGCGAGGTAACATTCCTTCTGCCATTAACTCATTAACAATTTGACGTAAGTATACGTTGACATCTTGACTGACACGGAAGCCTAAACGTAATTGAACGTTTACTACAAAATCGGTATCCATCATGTCAACCAAATATTCCATTGTGTATGGTTCATCTGTAACATACACATTAACAAACCAATAAACTTTTGCACGTTTTGGTCGTTTATCTAAGATGGAGTACATAATATCATGTCCAACTTCGTGGTGTTGTAAATTATCAGTTAAAAAGACAACGTTCGTTTGAGAAAGCGGAATACTTTCATCATCTTTTAATTCACGTAATTGTTCAATGTAATTTTCCAATGGAACGCGTTTGTAGTATTTTTGTTTTACGACATTTCCGCGAGTCCAAATCGCCATAATTCCTAAAATAATTAAGGCAATGATTACAGCAACATATCCACCATGTAAGAATTTCATCGCACTAGAGATAAAGAATACACTTTCGATTCCACCAAAGAAAATTAAGATGAAGAACGCCAAGTATTTATTAAATCCGCGATGCAATAGGTAGAAGAATAGTAAGATGGTTGTCATTAACATCGTCACCGTAATAGCTAACCCATACGCAGATTCCATATGAGCAGAAGTACGGAAGTATAAGACTAAGAAAATACAACCAATCATTAAAATATAGTTTACAGAAGGCATATACATTTGCCCTTTATTATTTGAAGGATAAGAAATCTTCAAGCGAGGCAACATTTTTAACTTAATAGCTTCTGAAACTAAGGTGTAAGATCCAGAAATCAATGCTTGAGAAGCGATAACGGCAGCTACGGTCGCAAACGCTACAGCAAACACGGTTAAACTTTTTGGTAACATACTAAAGAATGGATTTAAATCTTCCATATTTAAGTATGTAGGATTATTACGGACAGATAACATCCATGCTCCTTGACCTAAGTAGTTTAACATTAAGCAAACACAAACATAGACCCAACTTACACGAATATTTTTCTTCCCAACGTGACCTAAATCAGAGTACAAAGCTTCAGCCCCGGTTGTGGCTAGGAAAATACTACCTAAGATAAAAATTCCTAATTTATTTTCAGGACTAAACAGTAAATGAATCGCATAGTAAGGGTTAAATGCTTTCAAAACTGAAAAGTCATGAGGAATTTGTAGTAAGCCAGCAAGTCCAAGGAAAGTGAACCAACCTAACATAATAGGTCCAAAAGCTTTTCCGATAAAGGAAGTCCCAAAGCGTTGGATTAAAAATAGCACAAGAATAATCGTACAAGTAATCGCAATAATAACATTTTGGTTATCTCCAAACGCTTCATAGAAACTAGGAATTCCTTGTAACCCTTCAATCGCAGTTGTAATCGTTACAGCTGGAGTTAACATCCCATCGGCAAGTAAAGCTGCACCCCCAACCATAGCAGGAATAATCAAGAATTTACTCATCTTCTTCACTAAAACAAAAAGAGAGAAAATTCCACCTTCTCCATGGTTATCGGCATTTAAAGCAATACAGACATACTTAATCGTCGTTAATAATGTGATTGTCCAAAAGACAAGTGAGATGGAACCTAACACCATTTCTGGTTTCATTGTGGCTAAGCCGCCATTTCCTTCCATAATGGATTTCATTACATATAACGGACTGGTCCCAATATCTCCATATACGACACCCATGGTAATCAATAAACCAGCTAAGGTCACTTTGGAATGACTAATTTGACTGTTCGCATGTTGTTTATTCAATTTTATAAAGTCCTTTCTTAAGAAACATAATAGAAAAAAGAGCCCACTAGAATACTAGCTGCCCTCGTTTTATACCGTCATTGTAACATATACAAACGGAAAAATCGATAAAGATTATAACGATAAAAAATGAAGGGAAATCAAAATCTAACCTAGATTTTCCTATTAAAAATGATTATAATGTTAACTAGTATATTTCCATCATGAGGAGCGTAAAAAAGTGGAGAAAGAAAGAAAAAAACCTATTATCATTGGTGTTACTGGTGGTTCAGGAAGTGGGAAAACTACCGTTAGCCGCAAAATTTTAGATCATTTTGCTAATCATTCAGTAATGATGTTAGAACAAGATGCTTACTATAAAGATCAAAGTCATTTAACCTTTGAAGAACGTGTGAAAACAAATTATGATCATCCGTTGGCTTTTGATACAGATTTATTAATTGAACATGTAAATCAATTATTAAATTGGGAAACGATTGAAAAACCTGTTTATGATTATGTAGAGCATACTCGTAGTTCAAAAACAATCGTCCAAGAACCAAAAGAAGTTGTGATTTTAGAAGGAATCATGGTATTAGAAGATGCTCGTTTACGTGATTTAATGGATATTAAAATCTACGTAGATACAGATGATGATATTCGTATTATTCGTCGTATCAAACGTGATATGGAAGAACGTGGACGTACTTTAGATTCAGTGATTGAACAATACATTGATAATGTAAAACCAATGTATCATCAATTTATTGAACCAACAAAACGTTATGCGGATGTCATCATTCCTGAAGGTGGCTCAAACCAAGTAGCGATTGATTTATTAATCACAAAAATTGATAGCATTTTAAATCGTTAAAGCGTAAAAAGACTTTTCTGATTCATAGAAGAGTCTTTTTCCTTTTTCAAGATAGAAAAGGAGACAATGAAGATGAAAATACAGAAAAAAAATCAAACATGGGAACCTTTCCGTAAAGCAAAATTATATCAAAGTTTATGGTTAATGAGTGGAGGAGAAGATCAAGAGGAATATCCTACTCTTTGTAATGCCATTGAAGAACAAGTGGCTATAGGAAAAATTCACTCCACAAAAGAAATCGAAGATACACTGTTTGCCATGTTAGAGCCGACTCATCCCTATTGGATTATTAATGCCAAAGAAAAGAAACATAGTCAAGAAGAAGAAATCAAAAAAGTATTAGATTTAGAACAGGCAACCCAGCGACTAATCAATAAAGAAGAAGCGATTGTGAATGAAAATGCCAATAAAAATAGCACGATTTTCAATACTTTTCGTGACTTAACGGCAGGAGCTGTGAATAAAAGCTTAGGGCTTCAGCAATTACCAGATCGAGTAAGAAAATCACATATTCGAGGAAAAATTCATTTTCATGATTTAGACTATTCTCCTTTTACTCCAATGACTAACTGTTGCTTAATTGATTTTGCTTCTATGTTAAAAGAAGGATTTCAATTAGGGAATGCAAAAGTAAGTAGTCCTAACTCTATTCAAGTCGCTACTGCTCAAATTGCACAAATTATTGCGAATGTTTCTTCTTGTCAATATGGAGGATGTTCTGCAGATCGTATTGATGAAGTGTTAGCTCCTTATGCGAAAAAAAATTATGAAAAAAATATCGCAGAAGCAAAAGAGTGGCTTTCAGAAGAACAATGGGTAGCTTATGCTGAAAAGAAAACCAAAAAAGAAATCTATGACGCGATGCAAAGTTTAGAATATGAAATTAATACGTTGTTTAGTACTAATGGACAAACACCTTTTACTACTTTAGGTTTTGGTCTTGGTACGGATTGGTTTGCTCGAGAAATTCAAAAAGCAATTTTAACCATCCGAATTGAAGGATTAGGTATAGAAAAAAGAACAGCGATTTTTCCTAAATTAGTATTCACTTTGAAACGTGGTGTGAATTTGGAAAAAGAAGATCCAAACTATGACATTAAGCAATTAGCTTTAACTTGTGCAACCAAACGAATGTATCCTGATGTTTTAAGCTATGACAAGATTAAAGAGATTACAGGAAGTTTTAAAACTCCAATGGGTTGTCGTAGCTTTTTACAAGGTTGGATTGATGAAAAAGGAAAAGAAGTCAATGTAGGACGAATGAATCTTGGCGTAGTAACGATGAATTTACCAAGAATTGCCATTGAAGCACATCAAAATAAGGAAGCTTTCTTTTCTCTTTTAGAAGATCGTCTAGAAGTCGTGGGAGAAGCGTTACATTATCGTGTGGAACGTTGTAAAGAAGCAATCCCAGAAAATGCACCGATTCTTTATATGAATGGAGCTTTTGGTCAACGTCTACAAAAAGAAGACATCGTAGACCAAGTTTTTAAAAATCGAAGAGCTACGGTTTCTATTGGTTACATTGGTCTTTATGAAGTAGCGACACTATTTTATGGTCCAGAGTGGGAAAGTAATCCAGAGGCCAAAGAATTCACATTAGAAATTTTACGTAAAATGAAATCTTTTGCTGAAAAAGAAAGTGAACAATGGGGATATCATTATAGTTTATATGGTACACCAAGTGAAAGTTTAACCGATCGCTTCTGTCGTTTGGATAAGGAAAAATATGGAGAAATCCCTAACATTACAGATAAAGATTACTATACAAATAGTTTCCATTATGATGTCAGAAAAAATCCAACTCCTTTTGAAAAATTAGACTTTGAAAAGGATTATCCTTACTACTCATCAGGTGGGTTTATTCATTATTGCGAATATCCTGTGTTACAACATAATCCAAAAGCGTTAGAAGCAGTTTGGGATTATGCATATGACCGCGTGGGTTATTTAGGAACAAATACACCGATTGATCATTGCTACAAATGCGATTTTTCTGGAGATTTTGCACCAACAAAAAAAGGATTTATGTGTCCAAATTGTGGCAATACTGATCCCAATACTTGCGATGTAGTTAAAAGAACTTGTGGATATCTAGGAAATCCACAAGCTAGACCAATGGTACATGGACGACATGAAGAAATTTGTCATCGAGTAAAACATATGAAAGGTGTTTAAGAGCAGAAATGGAAGTAGGAGGGAAAGGCTATATCGCCGATTATAAGCCATTTAATTTCGTTGATGGAGAAGGGGTTCGCTGTAGTTTATATGTCAGTGGTTGTCATTTACATTGCCAAGGTTGTTTTAATGAAAGAGCTCAATCTTTTACCTATGGTTTTTTGTATTCCAAAGAGCTAGAAGAAACTATCATGCAAGACTTAGCACAACCTTATGTTCAAGGGTTAAGTTTATTGGGAGGAGAGCCTTTTTTAAACTTACAAATTTGTCTGCCGTTAGTAAGACGAATGAAAGAAGAATTGCCCCAAAAAGATCTTTGGGTCTGGACGGGATATACTTTTGAAAAGTTACAACAACATCCTTTACAAAAAGAATTACTTTCTTATGTAGATGTATTAATTGATGGTCCATATATCGAAGCACAAAAAACGTTGAATCAATCTTTTTATGGTAGTAAAAATCAACGAATGATTGATGTGCCTATTTCTTTGCGTACACAACGAATTCATCTTTGGTCCGAAGAAAAATAAAATCATTTTAGAAAAATAGTACTTTTAAAAGAAAAAGGTTTTGTTATTTTTTGATTGGCTAAGAAACTTCTTTTATTATCGTATAAAAGTAGAGTATAATAGAATAGACTGAAAAACAGTAATGGAGGAATTAATGTGAAAATCGTATTTATTTACGGTGGTAAAAGTGAAGAGCATGACATTTCACTACTATCGTCTTACTCAATGTTACAAGAATTATATTATGAATATTATAGTGTTCAACTCGTATTCATTGCACGTAATGGGCAATGGGTGAAAGGTCCTTGCTTGAATGCTGCTCCTGAATCTCAAGAACAATTAGATTTATCTTATGATGGAGCGGAAAATGATCATGGATATGAAGGGACAGTCATTCGTCCATTTGATATTTATGAGGAAGATGCCGTGATTTTCCCTCTATTACATGGACCAAATGGGGAAGATGGCACAATGCAAGGTGGCTTTGAAATTTTAGATATGCCTTATGTCGGCTGTGGTGTACTTGCTAGCGCCTGTGGAATGGATAAGATTATGACAAAATACATCTTACAACAAACAGGAATTCCACAATTGCCATTTGTTCCAATTTCTAAATTGGATTGGAAAGAAAATCCAAATCAAGTTTGTGATCGTTGTGAAGGAAGTTTGGTTTATCCAATGTTTATCAAACCAGCCAATATGGGTTCAAGTGTAGGAATTAGTAAAGCAATGACTCGTGAGGAATTGGTAGCTGGAATTACTGATGCTTTCCGCTATGACCGTCGTGTAGTAGTAGAACAAGGAATTGAAGCTCGTGAAATTGAAGTGGCGGTATTAGGAAACGAAGAAATTCGTACGACATTACCAGGAGAAATTGTTAAAACTGTAGATTTCTATGACTTTGATGCCAAATACATTAACAATGATGTGAAATTACAAATTCCAGCTGAAGTGTCAGAAGAAGTCGCAGAAGAAGCACGTAAATATGCGAAAAAAGCTTATGCTACTTTAGATGCCAGTGGATTATGCCGTTGTGATTTCTTCTTAACGAAAGAAAATAAACTTTTCTTAAATGAAGTTAACACTATGCCTGGATTTACTCCATTTAGTATGTATCCATTATTATGGAAGAATATGGGCTTATCTTATGGAGATTTAATCGAAGAATTAATTCAATTAGCTAAAAATCGCTATGCAGAAAAGAAAGCATTGATTTAAAAGAGAGGTAGGAGAACCATATGGAATTATCATTTTGGGAGATTGCTAAAGTTGTCTCAGCGAGTAATGATTATCAACAATGGGAGGACTTTGCTCTTTCTGGAATTGAATTTGATTCACGTAAAATTGAAGTAGGAAATTTATTTGTTCCCCTACCTGGAGTACGCGATGGACATCAATTTGCCAAAAGTGCTAAAGAAAAAGGGGCAGCGGCTACGTTTTGGGCGAAAACACAAAAAGAACGTCCAGATTTTCCATATTTAGAAGTAGAAGATCCAACTGTAGCTTTCCAACAATTAGCTGCTTATTATCGTCAAAAATTAAATCCAATGGTTGTTGCGATTACAGGTAGTAACGGAAAAACAACAACAAAAGATATGTGCGCTGCTGTTTTAGAACAAAAGTATAAAACATTCAAAACACAAGGAAATTATAATAATGAATATGGCTTACCTTAC from Catellicoccus marimammalium M35/04/3 includes these protein-coding regions:
- the rlmH gene encoding 23S rRNA (pseudouridine(1915)-N(3))-methyltransferase RlmH, yielding MEIKIITVGKLKEKYLKLGIEEYTKRLKKYTKVTLIEVPDEKAPETLSEKEMEQVKEKEGERILSHIQDKDYVFALAILGKNYDSVGFAKQIQQLQVHGKSTLTFVIGGSLGLSDSVMKRSNEAISFGAFTYPHQLMKLILVEQIYRSFRINNNEPYHK
- a CDS encoding S1C family serine protease is translated as MANKGNSFILGIAGGVVGCGIVLGGVGLFNHFESEKGHSTSDKETKTSEVNYDVNTDVTKVVEKVQGAVVSVINLQKAQSKDDMSSLFGSLFGQQEEQQPEQDKNSDKELQEASEGSGVIYKKDNGEAYIVTNNHVVDGSDALQVVLNNGHKVKAKLVGKDEYSDLAVLKINAKDVTTVATFGNSNKIKVGEPAIAIGSPLGSDYANTVTEGIISAKNRTITTKSENGGTVSINAIQTDAAINPGNSGGPLINMAGQVIGINSIKISNSDSMTSVEGMGFAIPSNDVVSIINKLEKDGKVERPALGVTMLDLSYVSPEQQKEILKVPESVQEGVVVSSVQPNSPAEKAGLKAYDVIVKVGNHDVKNTTDLQSTLYKYEIGDTIPVTFYRQDKKETVKVKLTMSNAKLKQSTLREQNSHR
- a CDS encoding alpha/beta hydrolase, whose amino-acid sequence is MKMQKVSLNLGADSKAYLKGYCLEENPTTAQVSYPTVLVVPGGGFQKIPYQEMDRICLAFANAGYQAFYLRYHLLGEIEGALMPTPLLDLAEAIRTLREKEKDWHMNGDLTLMGLSIGGSIVSLYNGCFMREEFLEKANLTKEQAMPNRIVLGYPVTSYDKDFPKTEELQAQMTTTPAQLDSSKLVNKESKPTFLWTTWEDQVLDLTHSLDYVKALKENDVPGEVHIFDHGPHGLGLADARTTLQGDDHVAHWFSLCLEWMRRN
- a CDS encoding KUP/HAK/KT family potassium transporter, with the translated sequence MGVVYGDIGTSPLYVMKSIMEGNGGLATMKPEMVLGSISLVFWTITLLTTIKYVCIALNADNHGEGGIFSLFVLVKKMSKFLIIPAMVGGAALLADGMLTPAVTITTAIEGLQGIPSFYEAFGDNQNVIIAITCTIILVLFLIQRFGTSFIGKAFGPIMLGWFTFLGLAGLLQIPHDFSVLKAFNPYYAIHLLFSPENKLGIFILGSIFLATTGAEALYSDLGHVGKKNIRVSWVYVCVCLMLNYLGQGAWMLSVRNNPTYLNMEDLNPFFSMLPKSLTVFAVAFATVAAVIASQALISGSYTLVSEAIKLKMLPRLKISYPSNNKGQMYMPSVNYILMIGCIFLVLYFRTSAHMESAYGLAITVTMLMTTILLFFYLLHRGFNKYLAFFILIFFGGIESVFFISSAMKFLHGGYVAVIIALIILGIMAIWTRGNVVKQKYYKRVPLENYIEQLRELKDDESIPLSQTNVVFLTDNLQHHEVGHDIMYSILDKRPKRAKVYWFVNVYVTDEPYTMEYLVDMMDTDFVVNVQLRLGFRVSQDVNVYLRQIVNELMAEGMLPRQPQKYSTMKNRNVGDFAFVLLQEELPKFTSLNHLDKWVMQMKLAIKKITVAPARWYGLEYSDVITERVPLFIEKTKWHTLKKVDTDFH
- the udk gene encoding uridine kinase; protein product: MEKERKKPIIIGVTGGSGSGKTTVSRKILDHFANHSVMMLEQDAYYKDQSHLTFEERVKTNYDHPLAFDTDLLIEHVNQLLNWETIEKPVYDYVEHTRSSKTIVQEPKEVVILEGIMVLEDARLRDLMDIKIYVDTDDDIRIIRRIKRDMEERGRTLDSVIEQYIDNVKPMYHQFIEPTKRYADVIIPEGGSNQVAIDLLITKIDSILNR
- the nrdD gene encoding anaerobic ribonucleoside-triphosphate reductase; translated protein: MKIQKKNQTWEPFRKAKLYQSLWLMSGGEDQEEYPTLCNAIEEQVAIGKIHSTKEIEDTLFAMLEPTHPYWIINAKEKKHSQEEEIKKVLDLEQATQRLINKEEAIVNENANKNSTIFNTFRDLTAGAVNKSLGLQQLPDRVRKSHIRGKIHFHDLDYSPFTPMTNCCLIDFASMLKEGFQLGNAKVSSPNSIQVATAQIAQIIANVSSCQYGGCSADRIDEVLAPYAKKNYEKNIAEAKEWLSEEQWVAYAEKKTKKEIYDAMQSLEYEINTLFSTNGQTPFTTLGFGLGTDWFAREIQKAILTIRIEGLGIEKRTAIFPKLVFTLKRGVNLEKEDPNYDIKQLALTCATKRMYPDVLSYDKIKEITGSFKTPMGCRSFLQGWIDEKGKEVNVGRMNLGVVTMNLPRIAIEAHQNKEAFFSLLEDRLEVVGEALHYRVERCKEAIPENAPILYMNGAFGQRLQKEDIVDQVFKNRRATVSIGYIGLYEVATLFYGPEWESNPEAKEFTLEILRKMKSFAEKESEQWGYHYSLYGTPSESLTDRFCRLDKEKYGEIPNITDKDYYTNSFHYDVRKNPTPFEKLDFEKDYPYYSSGGFIHYCEYPVLQHNPKALEAVWDYAYDRVGYLGTNTPIDHCYKCDFSGDFAPTKKGFMCPNCGNTDPNTCDVVKRTCGYLGNPQARPMVHGRHEEICHRVKHMKGV
- the nrdG gene encoding anaerobic ribonucleoside-triphosphate reductase activating protein, with amino-acid sequence MEVGGKGYIADYKPFNFVDGEGVRCSLYVSGCHLHCQGCFNERAQSFTYGFLYSKELEETIMQDLAQPYVQGLSLLGGEPFLNLQICLPLVRRMKEELPQKDLWVWTGYTFEKLQQHPLQKELLSYVDVLIDGPYIEAQKTLNQSFYGSKNQRMIDVPISLRTQRIHLWSEEK
- a CDS encoding D-alanine--D-alanine ligase, which produces MKIVFIYGGKSEEHDISLLSSYSMLQELYYEYYSVQLVFIARNGQWVKGPCLNAAPESQEQLDLSYDGAENDHGYEGTVIRPFDIYEEDAVIFPLLHGPNGEDGTMQGGFEILDMPYVGCGVLASACGMDKIMTKYILQQTGIPQLPFVPISKLDWKENPNQVCDRCEGSLVYPMFIKPANMGSSVGISKAMTREELVAGITDAFRYDRRVVVEQGIEAREIEVAVLGNEEIRTTLPGEIVKTVDFYDFDAKYINNDVKLQIPAEVSEEVAEEARKYAKKAYATLDASGLCRCDFFLTKENKLFLNEVNTMPGFTPFSMYPLLWKNMGLSYGDLIEELIQLAKNRYAEKKALI